The following nucleotide sequence is from Nitrospirota bacterium.
CCTGAACCATGTTCGTCTGCGCGAAATCAGCAAGCGACCGATAAGGGGATGGCCTTCAAGGATGCCTGCCGCGGCCTCTTCGACCACCCAGGTGATCTCGCTGTCAGGATAGAGTTTTTTTATCGCCTCAAGCGCCGGCAGCGTCTGCACCACATCGCCGATGGCGGAAAGTTTTATAAAGAGTATTTTCATAACAGACACGTGTGCCAATCATAAGCCATCTGTCTGACGCAGTCAACCTGAAACAAAAAAAGAAGCAACCTCTCATCACTGAGAGATTGCTTCTTCATGTCTTGATCAGATGATTCAAATAAAGGAATACGCTAGAACCGATAGCTGTACATGACTTGTGCATTGGTCTGACTGTGCGTCACGGTCCCGCCAGCAGGGGCATTCGGTCCGGAGGTCTGCTTCACTTCCGGAGCGTAGGTGAACGAGGCATCAATGGTCGATGCCTTGTCGATCATATAACCTGCGCCCACTATCACGTGCGTCTTTTCGATTGCCGGAAACAATGCGTTCAGATAGGTATCAGGGATCGGGTTATTGGCGTAATTGATGCCGCCGCGCAGTGTCCAGTCAGCATCAATCTTGTAAGCTGCGCCGATCATGATCACATTTTGGTCATCCCACTTCTGGTCCATGGAGGCGTTAAGCACGGTGTTGTCAAATGCCGCAGCCATGCCGGCCTGGCCTGCATCCACGGTAAAGGTCATCTTGAATTCTTTCATCACCGCGGCCCAATTGATCCACTTGTAATCCGCCACGATCATCAGATCGTTGGACACCTTAAACGCCATACCAATTCCCGCCATCTGCGGCCATTCAAAATCCTGCACCTTGATCTTGCCGGTGAGTGGAATCGTCGCAGGCATATAGCTGCCGTTAGGAGTACCGGTTGTCGCATAGCCGATATCCATATTTACGTTAAAGCTCACCTTGGCGCCGCTTGTTTCCAGATCGCTTAAAGCGGTTTTGCTGTGATACGCGGCTCCGATCGAGATATCGTCATTCACCTTGTATACACCGCCCACTTTAGCGCCGAAACCAGTCCCCTTTGCCTTGCCGGTAAATGCGCTGGAATCGGAAAAATCAAAACGGGCCCAGGGAACAGGGTTAGCAGGATTAAAAGCTCCTGCCATATACATTCCGGCAAAAGCATCCACCATGCTGCCGGATGCAAAACCATATTGATGCTGATTCGGCGTGGACATGTCCATCCCCGCCATATTAAAGAACTGCTGGCCGTTCATCGCCATCTTCAGGTCCATCCCCGCCCATACAAAATCCACGGAAGCGCCGACGCTGAAGTTCTTGTCTATCTCATAAGCGAACGGCACAAGCACTCTTCCGACGCTCACCTCGGAACGGACCTTCTCACCCGAACCATATGCCAGGAACGAGTTGGCGTCATATTCCGACCCCATGCCGCCCTGGGAGAACATGCCCACGCCATAGGACATTTGGCCAGCCTTTTGGACCCAGCCGATTGCCGGCATGTAGAAGGCGTTTGCGGATGATGACGATGACGCACCTGGTGTCGTAGAGAATGAATTCGATTCATCCTTAGCCGTGATATTTGGCCCCAGATATCCCAGCGCAACGTCAAGCCGGTTGCCCTCGGGCATGAGACCAAGCGTCGCGGGATTGTTCATCATCGCCGCGGTCCCGTTATCGTAGGCCATGGAAGCGCCGCCCATTCCGGTGGCGATCGGTCCATATCCCTCCAGATTCATGCCGTTCGTGGCAAACGCCGTCGTGGAAACCATTACCAAAGCGATACTGATGAACAACAGGTACAGCACAACAGGCAATGTCTTTTTCATCTCTTCCTCCTTTTTAATTTTTGTCTCCATTTTCATCTTTTCCTCCCCAATAGCCCTACCCCTTTTATCTTGTTAAATAATAAAACAATGCCAACCGTGCGAATCATCCTCTCATAGTTTCTATCTTCTCATGACAGTGATGATCCGATGCACAAGCCAGAGCGTGATCAGCACATACACGGCGCCGAAAAGAAAAATAAACGCGACGATGAGGTCTTTTATTTCCTGAGACAAGACAATAAAAAAGGGTGTCGTAAGGTAACCGATCAAAAAGAAAGTTGCGAGAGATGAAAGAGCATTCCATGCTCTTCCTACTTCACCGTCAGGGATCGATTTTTTATAGTCATACGCCTTCACTACCGCGATCAGCATCGTTATGATGGCAAGACCGCTGACGACAGTAAAGAGATCGAACCCCAACATGTCCATGCAGCTAAGTCCTCCGCGCACTTGGAGCAATTATTCCACGTTTATGCCATTCTGTCAAGGCTGAACGATGTTCATTCCACTTTTTATACCTGTTTTTTAACTTGCTTTTTATTGCAGTTTTGCTACAATTTTCTCAAGTGCTCAAGACAATGAACACAGCATTCCGCTCTGGCGGGTTTAAAACAAGTCGCATCAATCCGGAACATTCTGCCTTGCTGTCAAAGGGTCAAGCTTTTTCTTTTCCTGATGAGAAGCAATTAGCCTTTGGGAAACGGGCCAGATGGGCAAAGAATACGGAGGAGGTTTTCCATGCCGAAAAAAGCTGCGAGCAAAAGCACTGCAAAGAAATCAACTTCTCGAAAACCCGCAATAAAAACAGTAAAAAAGAAGGTCGTCAGGAAGAAATCGCCCGTGAAAAAAGTCGTGAAAAAGAAACCATCCCCGGGAAAGGCCGTTGTCAAAAAGAAAGCTCCCGGAAATAAAACCTCAAAAAAGACCGCTGCAAAGAACAAACAAACGGTTCAATCCAAACTGTTTGAGATCGAACCCGGGCCTCCGCCTCCGGGTATTCCTCCCGTTGAAGAACCGGCCCGGCATGATGAGGCCATCGGCACGGTAACCCATTATTACAGCCATCTTGGCGTGGCCATAGTCCAGATCAACAACGGCGCGCTCAAAACAGGCGACTCGATCCACATTCAAGGCCATTCCACGGATTTCACCCAACCGGTGGAGTCCATGGAGTTTGAACATCAGCACATAGACCGGGCTGCGATCGGTCAAATCATCGGTTTACGGGTCAAGGACCATGTACGGGTACACGATATCGTGTACCTGATAAAATAGCACCGGATTGCGCCAATACATGTCTGACGCGATCTTGCCGGCGCAGGTCATTATGCCTGCGCTGTATTTGTTTAGAGGCAACTGCAGGTTGTCAGGTTCACGGTTCAGGGTTTATAGTTACTGCTTCCCAACCGTGAACCCTGAACCGTGAACCCTAAACGTTGAACCAGCATAACTCAAGGAGCTCATTATCCCGACTATTTACGGCAACACGACCGGCCTCAAGCCTGCTGAAATAAGGACGCTCGAACGTCTCTACCGCAGAAAGATGCCTCCTGACACGATCATCACTCCCGAGGCCGCTCGCGCGCTCTCTGAAGCTTCAGCCGGTATCGGACGTCAGGTCGGCCTCATCATCGATCGTTCCGGAAGCATCCGGAACGTGCTCGTGGGGACGAACCATGACATCCTCATCCCCGACCTTTCGGAGCACCGGCTTGGCGCGCGGCGCCTGCGCGGGGTGCGGTTCATCCATACGCACCTGAAAAACACCCCCCTGAACCAGGAAGACCTTACGGACCTGGCACTTCTCCGGCTGGACATGATCGCGGCGCTCGCCGTCGGCCCCAACGGGATCCCCGGGACCATCTCGCTTGCCTATCTTGTCCCGCCGAATCCCTCGGGAATCATCCATGAGATCCGTCCTCCGCAGTCCGTGCACGCCCTTGACGTGGATGCGGCGGAATTCATCTCAGACATCGAACGGGAAATGGAGCGGGCGCAATCGGCCCTTGTGGTCGCGAAAAAAGACCGCGCCATCCTCGTCAGTGTATCGAAGAAGAGCAAGCACGAACAGGAAGAGTCCATTGAAGAACTCAAGGAACTCGCCCGAACGGACGCGATCACCGTGCTTGACACCGTGGTCCAGCGGCCGCACGATATCAACCCGAGATACCTGCTCGGCGAAGGAAAGCTCAAGGAGCTCATCATCCGTTCCCAGCAGCTCGGCGCCGACCTCATTGTTTTTAACCAGGACCTGACCCCCGCGCAGGTCAAGTCCATCGGCGACATCACCGAAATGCGGGTCATCGACCGCACCCAGCTCATCCTCGACATCTTCGCGCGGCGAGCGCACAGCGGAGACGGCAAGGTGCAGGTGGAGCTTGCCCAGCTCAAGTATCGCCTGCCCAGATTATCGGAACGCTCCACCGCCCTCTCGCGGCTCACCGGCGGCATCGGCGGACGCGGCCCGGGCGAAACAAGGCTCGAGGTCGATATGCGCCGCGCGCGGGACAAGATCCGGAGATTGGAGAAGCAGCTCGACGCCCTCGGAAAGGCCAGGGACCAGCGGCGTGAACGGCGCATCAAAAGCGAGATCCCCATCGTCTCGATCGCGGGCTACACGAACGCGGGCAAGTCCACGCTGTTCAATACCCTGACGCGCTCGGAGGTAAAGGCGGAGGACCTGCTCTTCGCCACGCTCGACACCGCAACGCGCAGGCTCCGCTTCCCTCGCGACCGCGAGGTGGTCATCACCGACACCGTGGGATTCATCAAGGACCTGCCGAAGGACCTGCTTGGCGCTTTCCGGGCAACGCTTGATGAGATGCAGGACGCGGACCTGATCCTGCATGTCGTGGACATCAGCAACCCGCGCTTCGAGCAGCAAATGGAATCGGTCAACAATCTTTTGACGGAGATCGGTCTTGACGAACTCCCCCAGATCGTCGTGCTGAATAAAGCCGACCTCGTGAACCGTCTCTGGGCCAGGGCCATCTCGGCGCGTTTCAAGGGCGTGGTTTGTTCGGCGATCGATCCAAATACGTTGGGAGACCTACTGAAGGAGATTGAGAAAAGGGTGTGGGGCCAGGACCGTTCAGGGTTCGGAGTTCAGAGTTCCGGGTGAGATAGCAGCCGCGGGCTTCCGCCTGCAATTCCATTGATGCAGATGTCCTGCCGTGCGATTTTTACCGGCCAGAGATCTTCTTCCACCGCTCCAGCTTCAGTGGAGAAACAAAATCGTTGACAAACCGATTCGCCTCTTCAAGCCAGTTCAACTTTGCCTCAGGCGACGCATCTTTAAAGTATTTTATCGTCTCCTGCGAGGGACGAAAAACAAACGGTTTCTTTCGCTGTATCTGGTTGATCATTTCTTTTCCTCAGCATTCTCCAGCGCCTCTATTGCTTCGATGTCCGCGAGGTCCTGCGGCCTGCCTGCCGCTTTTTTGAGTCTCTTCAAATGCGCTAACGAAACAACGGGTATCGTAATCCCTTTTGCCGTAACACGTACGAGATCTTTCATGACCTCTCCGAAGGGAATCTTTTCCTCGATAAATACGTCTATCAGCGTCATCGGCTGCCCGGGGTCAACGAACGAGAACACCTCCATACCCTTTTCCCGCTTCCATTGGCCTCTTGTGGCCGGATCAAGCAATCCCTCGGCTTTCACCGGATTTCGCGGTAGGTATCCCAGCTCATGCATGGCATGGATAAAGCGCTTCAGGTTTTCCGGTTCCAGGTCCACGATCAGATCAAGATCAGCCGTAAGCCTTACCACGCCGTGAAGCACCAGGGCGATGCCGCCTGCGACAACGTACCGGATGTTGTTCTTTTGAAGCGAGCTGAACACATTTTCGTAATACATTCGGAAACCCCTCAGCATCAGGTTTTTTTGTGGGCAATTGTATCCCGATTATAGTGGAAATGGGGTGGATTGGGAAGAATAAACTTGGGGTATTCTAAGGGGATCCCGGTTCTTTGGGGTGAATATTTTGGAGAAAACTACAGTTTTTTATCCGATCAGCTGATGAATTTTTAGCTTTTATTCCGCATCCCGAAATCCACATTCCGCATTTGTTTTACTTCCCTCCAATCGAGAGTTCCTTAACCCGGAGCGACGGACTCCCGATCCTGCCGGAAAAGCGGAGGTCACTGCCGACGGCGTCCACGTTCATCATCAGGTCCAGGATGTTGCCCGCGATCGTGATCTCGCGAACAGGGTAAACTTTCCTGCCTTTTTCGATCCAGAAGCCGGTTGCGCCCACGGAGAAATCGCCGGATATATGGTTCGCGGTATGCGCTCCCATTACCTCGGTAACGTAAAGCCCCCTGCTCATCGAGCCGATCAGTTCTTCAAGCGAATTGTTTCCCGGTTCGATGTACAGGTTCGTCACGCCCACTCCGGGAATGCCCTTGAACCCGCCGCGCATGCCGTTCCCGGTCGAAACGGTCTTGTCCTTGTTTGCTGTATAGGTATTATACAGGAACAGGGCAAGCCTGCCCTTGTCGATGACCGTTTTCTTCTTCATAGGCACCGTCTCGTCATCCGAGGGCGCGCTGCCGAGCCCTTCCGCAAGCAAACCGTCGTCATATACCGTGATGAGCGGCGCGGTCACGTCTTTGCCGAGTTTGGTCATGAAAAGAGACCGTTTCTTCTGCACGCTCTCCGCGGAAAAACCGGAAGCCAGGATCGACAAAAAATCTCCTGCCACTTCGGCATCAAGGACCACGGGCGCCTTCGCCGAATCAATATGCCTCGCGCCAAGAAGGTCGAGCGCCTTCCTGGAGGCCCTGCGCGCAACCTCCTCGATCATCAGCTTTCGGTAAAACCGCTTAACGTCGAAATCAGATCCTGCCTGCGATTCTCCCTTTTCTTCGGCAACCACCTCGATGCTCGATGATGCGGCGGTGCCGCGGAACGAGACCTCGGCCCCGTGGGTATTCATGATCAGGGTCTCGGACCCCGCGAAGCTCGCGGACGCCTTTCGGATACGCTTGATCCGCTGGTCCACGCCAAAGGCCTCGCGTTCCATGGCCAGGACGCGGTCGATCTTTTCCTTCTCGCTCAGGGCGACCAGTTCGGGATCATATATTGATAGTGATTGATAGTTGGCAGCAAACGTTGCGGGGATAGAATTGAACACATCTGCGCCGACATTTTGCGCGTTCGTCAGTGCCGATCGTGCCAGGGTTTTGAGTGCATTCTCCGAGAGGTCTGTGGTAAAGGCAAATCCCATCTTCCCGTTGACGAGTATCCGCAAACCCGCTCCGATGTCTTTGGCGCGATCAAAGGCGTCGACCTTCTGTTCTTTGACCTCTATGCTGGTGGATGCTGAGGAGCGGATAAAGACCTCGGCGTCGTCCGCCTTAAGGTCTTTCGCGAGGGAGAGGATTTTTTCGGCGATGGGTTTGTGCAAAGGATCTTCACCTCAACTCGTAGCTACATAGGTTCACGGTTCAAGGACTTCGGCGAGCTCAGTCGAGCCGTTCATGGTTTAGACATAAACAACGCCGGAACTTTGAACCTGAGTAGTTACGCTGTTTTAATCGAAATAGCTCGCCGACGCCGTGTCCGACTCCCATACGGTGACGCTGGCGACCTCAAGGTTCTCGTTATTGATCTTCTTGGTCATCGTGTCGTAGATCCACTTGGCCAGGTTCTCGGACGAGGGGTTGATCTGGGTAAAAGGGAAAATATCGTTCAGAAAGGTGTGCTCGAGCTGGTCCAGCACATCGCGAAGGGATTTTTTGAGCTCGTGAAAGTCCATGGCCAGACCGATATCGTCCAG
It contains:
- a CDS encoding outer membrane protein transport protein, producing MKKTLPVVLYLLFISIALVMVSTTAFATNGMNLEGYGPIATGMGGASMAYDNGTAAMMNNPATLGLMPEGNRLDVALGYLGPNITAKDESNSFSTTPGASSSSSANAFYMPAIGWVQKAGQMSYGVGMFSQGGMGSEYDANSFLAYGSGEKVRSEVSVGRVLVPFAYEIDKNFSVGASVDFVWAGMDLKMAMNGQQFFNMAGMDMSTPNQHQYGFASGSMVDAFAGMYMAGAFNPANPVPWARFDFSDSSAFTGKAKGTGFGAKVGGVYKVNDDISIGAAYHSKTALSDLETSGAKVSFNVNMDIGYATTGTPNGSYMPATIPLTGKIKVQDFEWPQMAGIGMAFKVSNDLMIVADYKWINWAAVMKEFKMTFTVDAGQAGMAAAFDNTVLNASMDQKWDDQNVIMIGAAYKIDADWTLRGGINYANNPIPDTYLNALFPAIEKTHVIVGAGYMIDKASTIDASFTYAPEVKQTSGPNAPAGGTVTHSQTNAQVMYSYRF
- the hflX gene encoding GTPase HflX; the protein is MPPDTIITPEAARALSEASAGIGRQVGLIIDRSGSIRNVLVGTNHDILIPDLSEHRLGARRLRGVRFIHTHLKNTPLNQEDLTDLALLRLDMIAALAVGPNGIPGTISLAYLVPPNPSGIIHEIRPPQSVHALDVDAAEFISDIEREMERAQSALVVAKKDRAILVSVSKKSKHEQEESIEELKELARTDAITVLDTVVQRPHDINPRYLLGEGKLKELIIRSQQLGADLIVFNQDLTPAQVKSIGDITEMRVIDRTQLILDIFARRAHSGDGKVQVELAQLKYRLPRLSERSTALSRLTGGIGGRGPGETRLEVDMRRARDKIRRLEKQLDALGKARDQRRERRIKSEIPIVSIAGYTNAGKSTLFNTLTRSEVKAEDLLFATLDTATRRLRFPRDREVVITDTVGFIKDLPKDLLGAFRATLDEMQDADLILHVVDISNPRFEQQMESVNNLLTEIGLDELPQIVVLNKADLVNRLWARAISARFKGVVCSAIDPNTLGDLLKEIEKRVWGQDRSGFGVQSSG
- a CDS encoding nucleotidyltransferase family protein, with the protein product MYYENVFSSLQKNNIRYVVAGGIALVLHGVVRLTADLDLIVDLEPENLKRFIHAMHELGYLPRNPVKAEGLLDPATRGQWKREKGMEVFSFVDPGQPMTLIDVFIEEKIPFGEVMKDLVRVTAKGITIPVVSLAHLKRLKKAAGRPQDLADIEAIEALENAEEKK
- a CDS encoding TldD/PmbA family protein; protein product: MHKPIAEKILSLAKDLKADDAEVFIRSSASTSIEVKEQKVDAFDRAKDIGAGLRILVNGKMGFAFTTDLSENALKTLARSALTNAQNVGADVFNSIPATFAANYQSLSIYDPELVALSEKEKIDRVLAMEREAFGVDQRIKRIRKASASFAGSETLIMNTHGAEVSFRGTAASSSIEVVAEEKGESQAGSDFDVKRFYRKLMIEEVARRASRKALDLLGARHIDSAKAPVVLDAEVAGDFLSILASGFSAESVQKKRSLFMTKLGKDVTAPLITVYDDGLLAEGLGSAPSDDETVPMKKKTVIDKGRLALFLYNTYTANKDKTVSTGNGMRGGFKGIPGVGVTNLYIEPGNNSLEELIGSMSRGLYVTEVMGAHTANHISGDFSVGATGFWIEKGRKVYPVREITIAGNILDLMMNVDAVGSDLRFSGRIGSPSLRVKELSIGGK
- the queD gene encoding 6-carboxytetrahydropterin synthase QueD, producing MVESKFAAAHQLRGYKGKCEKLHGHNWRVTIAVTAERLDDIGLAMDFHELKKSLRDVLDQLEHTFLNDIFPFTQINPSSENLAKWIYDTMTKKINNENLEVASVTVWESDTASASYFD